The following proteins are encoded in a genomic region of Leptospira kirschneri serovar Cynopteri str. 3522 CT:
- a CDS encoding NAD(P)/FAD-dependent oxidoreductase, with protein MIQELQIRVVPEVAGEYETLKTFLSKTLKIEIQEIRHIEILSRSIDARQKTIYFNLKVLVFIGEDYVEKQIVLPDFSDVSNAKEVIVVGAGPAGLFACLQLILSGLKPILLERGKDVMKRPFDLKEVNIHHNVNEDSNYCFGEGGAGTYSDGKLYTRSKKRGNVRQILEWLVGFGANKDILVEAHPHIGTNKLPKIVKNIREKIIEMGGEVHFEKRVTDLLLNGNQFQGVITKDGDKIYAKNIILATGHSARDVFELLHQKGIEIELKPIAVGVRVEHHQSLIDSIQYKCDVKNTYLPPSPYNIVKRVDGRGVYSFCMCPGGVIAACATKPEEIVTNGWSSSKRARPSANSGIVVELRPEDFKPFSKFGPLAAMEFQKEIERKAWVAGGRTQKAPAQKLVDFVQGRLSIDLPKTSYTPGITSVVLDEVLPRFVYQSLQKGFQEFDHSMKGYLTNEAVVHAPETRTSSPVCIPRDPNSLQHVRIQGLYPCGEGAGYAGGIVSAAMDGIRSATACVLANS; from the coding sequence ATGATACAAGAACTTCAGATTCGTGTGGTTCCGGAAGTTGCGGGCGAGTATGAAACTCTCAAGACGTTCCTTTCTAAAACTTTAAAAATCGAAATACAAGAAATTCGTCATATCGAAATTCTGAGTCGTTCCATCGATGCAAGACAAAAAACGATCTACTTCAATCTGAAAGTTTTGGTTTTTATCGGAGAGGATTATGTAGAAAAACAGATTGTTCTTCCTGATTTTTCCGATGTGTCTAACGCTAAAGAGGTGATTGTAGTCGGCGCAGGGCCGGCGGGTCTTTTCGCTTGCCTTCAACTGATTCTTTCCGGTTTAAAACCGATTCTTTTAGAAAGAGGTAAGGATGTGATGAAACGTCCTTTTGATCTCAAAGAAGTTAATATTCATCATAACGTAAACGAAGATTCAAACTATTGTTTTGGAGAAGGCGGGGCAGGAACATACTCGGATGGCAAACTTTATACCAGATCTAAAAAAAGAGGAAATGTTCGTCAAATTTTAGAATGGCTCGTAGGTTTTGGGGCAAACAAAGACATTCTCGTAGAAGCTCATCCCCATATAGGAACCAATAAGCTCCCCAAAATTGTAAAAAACATCCGAGAAAAAATCATAGAAATGGGAGGAGAGGTCCATTTTGAAAAGAGGGTCACCGATTTACTGTTAAACGGAAACCAATTTCAAGGGGTGATTACGAAAGACGGAGATAAAATATATGCAAAAAATATAATTCTAGCTACTGGACATTCTGCAAGGGACGTTTTCGAATTACTTCATCAAAAAGGAATTGAAATAGAACTAAAACCGATTGCCGTAGGTGTTAGAGTGGAACATCATCAGTCTTTAATTGATTCTATTCAATATAAATGTGATGTGAAAAACACTTATCTTCCTCCTTCTCCTTACAATATCGTAAAACGGGTGGATGGAAGAGGAGTGTATTCTTTTTGTATGTGTCCTGGTGGTGTAATTGCTGCCTGTGCGACAAAACCTGAGGAAATAGTCACAAATGGATGGTCTTCTTCTAAAAGAGCAAGGCCTTCTGCAAACTCCGGAATTGTCGTAGAGTTGAGGCCGGAAGATTTTAAACCTTTCTCTAAATTCGGTCCTTTAGCTGCGATGGAGTTTCAAAAAGAGATCGAGAGAAAAGCCTGGGTTGCGGGTGGCCGCACACAAAAAGCTCCGGCACAAAAACTTGTGGATTTTGTTCAAGGCAGATTATCTATCGATTTACCTAAAACTTCTTATACTCCCGGAATCACATCGGTTGTGTTAGACGAGGTTCTTCCTCGTTTTGTTTATCAATCTTTGCAAAAAGGTTTTCAGGAATTTGATCACTCTATGAAAGGTTATCTGACAAACGAGGCAGTCGTTCACGCTCCGGAGACGAGAACTTCTTCCCCCGTCTGTATTCCCAGAGATCCTAATTCTTTACAACATGTTCGCATTCAAGGACTTTATCCATGTGGGGAAGGTGCGGGTTATGCGGGCGGGATCGTTTCTGCGGCGATGGACGGAATCAGATCCGCAACTGCATGTGTTTTGGCAAATAGTTAA
- a CDS encoding mechanosensitive ion channel family protein, whose amino-acid sequence MEFVVNFFQGINPFVLLKTKERSLSEELILIVYFIIFLILSYKVIIIVLDFFKPTVDVTSRYNRRKMARMSFVVLGLVILLPVVFSGLSYLPTVMGLAGAGIVISLKDITLNFVGWFFIHGSNGFEVGDRIEIEGVRGDVINIGMNRFTLMEISSDPKSDQSTNRLVHFPNHFVILRQVIVVKDKMNYVWDEMRIKIPYDSDFEKAEELLNGIIRNNAIIDQGTIDYTLQELSKNYLVRLGKTSPIVYLSLEEGGILFSLRYLTHVRGRRDMKTKISHQILKEFKQFPGIRIL is encoded by the coding sequence ATGGAATTTGTAGTCAATTTTTTTCAGGGTATCAATCCGTTCGTACTTTTGAAAACCAAGGAGAGAAGTCTTTCCGAAGAATTGATTCTCATCGTTTATTTTATTATTTTTTTGATTCTTTCTTATAAAGTTATCATAATAGTTCTCGATTTTTTCAAACCTACAGTAGACGTTACTTCTCGTTATAACCGCAGAAAAATGGCTAGGATGTCCTTTGTGGTTTTGGGTTTGGTGATTCTTTTACCGGTAGTTTTTTCGGGTCTTTCTTATCTTCCGACCGTGATGGGTTTGGCTGGAGCCGGTATCGTTATTTCTTTAAAGGATATTACGCTTAACTTTGTAGGTTGGTTTTTTATCCACGGAAGCAATGGTTTTGAAGTAGGAGATCGTATAGAAATCGAAGGAGTGCGAGGAGATGTTATCAATATAGGAATGAATCGTTTCACTCTGATGGAGATTTCTTCCGATCCTAAATCGGATCAATCCACAAACCGTCTGGTTCATTTTCCGAATCATTTTGTGATTTTACGTCAGGTGATTGTCGTAAAAGACAAGATGAACTACGTATGGGATGAGATGAGAATTAAGATTCCATACGATTCCGATTTTGAAAAAGCGGAAGAACTTTTAAACGGAATTATCCGTAATAACGCGATTATAGATCAAGGAACGATCGATTATACTCTTCAGGAACTTTCTAAAAATTATCTGGTTCGTCTCGGCAAAACGTCTCCGATCGTTTATCTTTCTTTAGAAGAAGGTGGTATTCTTTTTTCTCTGCGATATTTAACTCACGTTAGGGGAAGAAGGGATATGAAAACTAAAATCTCTCACCAAATTTTAAAAGAATTTAAGCAGTTTCCAGGAATTAGAATTTTATAA
- the aroB gene encoding 3-dehydroquinate synthase, producing the protein MSLIETVPVNTEHKSVPVHLHSDLSGLSEEIAKLPGITSVFLITEKSIHSIYSKYLERELSSIPIKTIYIKGGEKSKHIDRTGEVYNQLIEYGADRKSLILAFGGGVVGDFAGFIASTYLRGIRFVQIPTTLLACVDSSVGGKVAVNADFGKNMIGSFYQPEFVFAPLSVLSTLPDREWRCGQAEIIKHSLLSGGEYWENVKIHSFKDLNIDSTILPYLIAESVRFKADVVSNDEKETGLRKILNLGHTTAHAIESVTKYKKYSHGEAVAIGLVTALLLSEQHSGLDPITTKETIESLKNYGLPFQTKLKSKQLAKHMLHDKKNVGGSIRFVLLKSPGSPVFDIPIDSEDIILAIRKQKGI; encoded by the coding sequence ATGAGTCTTATCGAAACCGTTCCGGTAAATACGGAACACAAGTCCGTTCCTGTTCATCTTCATTCGGATCTTTCCGGTTTGTCGGAAGAGATTGCAAAACTTCCAGGAATCACTTCCGTTTTTTTAATCACGGAAAAATCGATTCATTCTATCTATTCTAAATATTTAGAAAGGGAGTTATCTTCTATTCCCATCAAAACGATTTATATCAAAGGAGGAGAAAAGTCTAAACACATCGATCGAACCGGAGAAGTATATAATCAACTTATTGAATACGGTGCGGATCGTAAATCTTTGATTCTTGCATTTGGGGGCGGGGTTGTGGGTGATTTTGCCGGTTTTATTGCCTCTACTTATTTGAGGGGAATCCGATTTGTTCAAATTCCTACAACTCTACTTGCGTGTGTGGATTCTTCGGTAGGTGGAAAAGTCGCGGTCAATGCGGATTTCGGAAAGAATATGATCGGTTCCTTTTATCAACCAGAGTTTGTGTTTGCTCCTTTGTCTGTTTTGTCCACTCTTCCGGATCGGGAATGGAGATGTGGTCAAGCTGAAATTATCAAACATTCACTTCTTTCTGGAGGGGAATACTGGGAAAATGTGAAGATTCATTCATTCAAAGATTTGAATATAGATTCTACAATTCTTCCATATCTGATCGCCGAATCGGTTCGTTTTAAAGCGGATGTAGTTTCAAACGACGAAAAAGAAACCGGACTTCGTAAAATTTTAAATTTAGGACATACTACGGCTCATGCGATCGAATCTGTTACGAAATATAAAAAATATTCCCACGGAGAAGCGGTTGCGATCGGTCTTGTGACGGCGTTATTGTTAAGCGAACAACATTCTGGGCTCGATCCTATCACTACAAAAGAAACAATAGAATCTCTGAAAAATTACGGACTTCCATTTCAGACGAAATTAAAATCTAAACAACTCGCCAAACATATGCTTCACGATAAAAAAAACGTGGGCGGCTCGATCCGTTTTGTTCTTTTGAAAAGCCCCGGTTCTCCCGTTTTTGATATTCCCATAGATTCGGAAGATATTATATTAGCAATTCGTAAACAAAAAGGTATTTAA
- a CDS encoding NUDIX domain-containing protein encodes MDFFFKKKGLRVRVAALIENSQNEILLIQQKKKDSYYWLLPGGGIEFGESAEDALKRELKEELSLEMKSASFLLLNESIEPGGKRHLIQLVFSVNVKKEIPELNLNEKAITGFGYFSSAAIREMDLRPDIKSFLLEGDFKSAPFIKSIWVSEKK; translated from the coding sequence ATGGATTTTTTCTTTAAAAAGAAGGGGCTGCGTGTTAGAGTCGCAGCTCTGATCGAAAATTCTCAAAACGAAATTCTACTCATTCAACAAAAGAAAAAGGATTCCTACTACTGGCTTTTACCAGGAGGTGGAATTGAATTCGGAGAAAGCGCAGAAGATGCTCTCAAAAGAGAGCTTAAAGAAGAACTTTCTCTTGAAATGAAATCGGCTTCTTTTTTACTTTTAAATGAATCCATAGAACCCGGCGGAAAAAGACATCTCATTCAACTTGTTTTTTCTGTGAACGTCAAAAAGGAAATTCCGGAGCTCAATTTGAATGAAAAGGCGATTACTGGTTTCGGTTATTTTTCTTCGGCGGCAATTCGTGAAATGGATCTTAGGCCAGACATCAAATCCTTTCTTTTAGAAGGTGATTTTAAATCCGCGCCGTTTATCAAAAGTATCTGGGTATCAGAAAAAAAATGA
- a CDS encoding ExbD/TolR family protein, producing MKQKSQKRKRLLENEDSTLDMTSMLDVVFILLIFVMVAMSFQKEAHSLPVNLPKGKAESSGSGTKKEIFLLKDGNLRYAEQNFTENAWVQLVSESEFKNQIVWIYGDEKVDYGKFVFMLNSLKNSNLKELHIAIKKE from the coding sequence ATGAAACAAAAATCCCAAAAAAGAAAACGTCTTTTAGAAAACGAAGATTCCACCCTCGACATGACTAGTATGTTAGATGTGGTTTTTATTCTTTTGATTTTTGTGATGGTTGCGATGAGTTTTCAAAAGGAAGCCCATTCCTTACCCGTTAATCTTCCTAAAGGTAAAGCGGAATCGAGCGGTAGTGGAACTAAAAAAGAAATATTTCTTTTGAAAGATGGGAATTTACGTTATGCGGAACAAAACTTTACGGAAAACGCCTGGGTACAACTTGTTTCCGAAAGCGAATTTAAGAATCAAATTGTATGGATTTACGGCGACGAAAAAGTGGATTACGGTAAGTTTGTATTTATGCTGAATAGTTTAAAAAATTCTAATTTAAAAGAACTTCATATTGCAATCAAAAAAGAATAG
- a CDS encoding MotA/TolQ/ExbB proton channel family protein, whose amino-acid sequence MEFLLAKGGWVSVLILIVSFINLGLFIRVRTFLPVLKRKILLRLQDDNTNKEKRNIDLKFLFEDPEEFFIKEFFVPETMISWIRNLAGIATMLGLLGTVIGISVAFEEMKNAGSVSLEIFSEGIRLALNTTIQGLCVSIPSLLGFQYLKVVLHKTEIELKFSVDSENVSVKTSE is encoded by the coding sequence GTGGAATTTTTATTGGCAAAAGGTGGGTGGGTTTCTGTTCTCATCTTAATCGTAAGTTTTATCAATCTAGGCCTCTTTATTCGGGTTCGCACCTTTCTTCCGGTTCTTAAAAGAAAAATCTTATTGAGACTTCAAGATGACAATACAAACAAAGAGAAACGAAATATAGATTTAAAGTTTCTATTCGAAGACCCGGAAGAATTTTTTATCAAAGAATTTTTCGTTCCGGAAACGATGATTTCTTGGATTCGAAATCTAGCAGGCATTGCTACCATGCTCGGACTTCTCGGAACGGTAATCGGAATTTCAGTAGCTTTCGAGGAAATGAAAAATGCAGGTTCGGTCAGTTTAGAAATTTTTTCAGAAGGAATTAGGCTCGCTTTAAATACTACGATTCAAGGTCTTTGTGTTTCGATTCCCTCTCTTCTAGGGTTTCAATATTTGAAAGTTGTACTTCATAAAACGGAGATAGAATTGAAATTCTCAGTCGATTCTGAAAACGTTTCGGTTAAAACTTCAGAATGA
- the ubiE gene encoding bifunctional demethylmenaquinone methyltransferase/2-methoxy-6-polyprenyl-1,4-benzoquinol methylase UbiE — protein MSGFQMPQADFKAGFVRENFNKIAKKYDRFNDWNSFLLHRVWKNSLVQEVENNFSGHLHVLDLCCGTGDISLRLGNSSFVDHVTCVDFSENMLEIAKTRLEKQAQKGRIHFELGDATKLIQFQNSQFDVVSIGFGLRNVDDLSKAIGEIFRVLKPGGMFLNLDVGKVKNPWIRWIADFYFFRIVPILGYILWGGKNEMFDYLPVSSLSYPDQETLKSIFEKEGFQEVRYKNFVFGNATLHVAKKPSKKT, from the coding sequence ATGTCTGGATTTCAAATGCCTCAGGCCGATTTTAAGGCCGGGTTTGTTCGGGAAAATTTTAATAAAATCGCAAAAAAATATGATCGATTCAACGATTGGAATAGCTTTCTACTTCATCGAGTTTGGAAAAATAGTTTGGTGCAGGAAGTTGAAAATAATTTTTCCGGCCACTTGCATGTATTAGATCTTTGTTGTGGAACTGGAGATATTTCTTTACGTTTGGGAAATTCTTCCTTCGTAGATCATGTGACCTGTGTGGACTTTTCGGAAAATATGTTGGAAATAGCGAAGACCAGACTTGAAAAACAAGCTCAAAAAGGTAGAATCCATTTTGAACTTGGAGACGCCACAAAACTGATTCAGTTTCAAAATTCTCAATTTGATGTGGTTTCAATCGGCTTTGGTCTTCGTAATGTAGATGATCTTTCCAAAGCAATCGGAGAAATTTTTCGGGTTTTAAAACCGGGAGGAATGTTTCTCAATTTAGACGTAGGAAAAGTCAAAAATCCTTGGATTCGTTGGATCGCTGATTTTTATTTTTTTAGAATCGTTCCGATTTTAGGTTATATTCTTTGGGGAGGGAAAAATGAAATGTTTGATTATCTTCCTGTTTCTTCCCTATCCTATCCGGATCAGGAAACTTTAAAGTCGATTTTTGAAAAAGAAGGTTTTCAAGAAGTACGATATAAAAATTTTGTTTTTGGGAATGCAACACTTCACGTCGCCAAAAAACCTTCTAAAAAAACATGA
- a CDS encoding LruC domain-containing protein, whose protein sequence is MKKILILLIALSFVVFGCSHKKKGILLPFLTLLNQDAGASTAKSESSAGTATASNGGSVVIVDNTGSGNNTGGALIPNNNSDSSSNTTNSQTSGNNSSSSSSGNSNSSSSGNDTNSGSTSVGSNSDSGSSNTGSGSNTGSNSSSGGDTNSGSTSVDSNSDSGSSNTSSNSSSGNDTNSGSTSVGSNSDSGSSNTSSGSNTGSNSSSGNDTNTGAGSNNGSSSNSTPPSQVITGVITVNDQIGSIPFTYNTVQTIPLNIVVTDKQSKPISGATVIVSDNAGHILFQGISNNVGKVSGTITVETAVGQITLEITAGGESISNLINLINVVGINREIKYEILLPAVATAPTDTDKDGVPDTLDTYPQDPTRSSLIRIPAEGISTVAYEDLYPSAGDADLNDYVLHIHNEEDLNAAGDVIRLRGTYQHVARGAGYKHTFFLKLPVAVGATFSRKVVRDDGKVVTDLTTKTVSSSDLNQGIQIHEESNKTTSNPNVNPGGVYKPGHIATIEIVFNSPVKKTVLGNYPYDIFIKVTNTGKEIHFPGLYKNANGTDKYLDSNNFPWAILVPGAWKYPYEGLDIRKDAQSGYKEFNLWVASNGTSYKDWYKHITNQAKVFPVPDEDSELMGFLLHSMKKNAILIAILLIGAGAAVAYILKRRTLSQT, encoded by the coding sequence ATGAAGAAAATTCTAATATTATTGATTGCTTTAAGCTTTGTAGTCTTTGGTTGCAGTCATAAGAAAAAAGGAATATTACTTCCATTTCTGACTTTACTCAATCAAGACGCGGGTGCATCTACAGCTAAGTCCGAATCTAGTGCCGGAACCGCAACAGCTTCCAACGGAGGGAGTGTGGTGATTGTGGATAATACTGGAAGCGGAAATAATACAGGCGGCGCACTAATTCCAAACAACAATAGCGATTCCTCCTCAAATACTACCAATTCTCAAACTTCTGGAAACAATTCTTCTAGTTCTTCCTCCGGAAACTCGAATAGCTCTTCTTCCGGAAATGATACAAACTCTGGAAGTACAAGTGTAGGCTCTAATTCCGATTCTGGATCATCTAACACAGGTTCCGGTTCTAATACAGGTTCTAACTCTTCTTCCGGAGGTGATACAAACTCTGGAAGTACAAGTGTAGATTCTAATTCCGATTCTGGATCATCTAACACAAGTTCTAACTCTTCTTCCGGAAATGATACAAACTCTGGGAGTACAAGTGTAGGTTCTAATTCCGATTCTGGATCATCTAACACAAGTTCTGGTTCTAATACAGGTTCTAATTCTTCTTCCGGAAATGATACAAATACAGGAGCAGGTTCAAATAATGGTTCCTCTTCGAATTCTACTCCTCCTTCTCAAGTAATTACAGGTGTAATTACTGTAAACGATCAAATAGGAAGTATTCCTTTTACGTATAACACTGTGCAAACGATTCCCCTAAATATAGTTGTAACGGATAAACAATCCAAACCTATCTCTGGGGCTACGGTGATCGTTTCAGACAATGCAGGACATATCTTATTTCAAGGAATTTCAAACAACGTAGGAAAAGTTTCCGGAACCATTACTGTAGAAACCGCAGTAGGTCAAATCACTCTTGAGATTACGGCAGGAGGAGAATCCATCTCTAACTTAATCAATCTGATCAACGTAGTCGGAATTAATCGAGAAATCAAATATGAAATTTTACTTCCCGCTGTTGCAACTGCACCAACGGATACGGACAAGGACGGTGTTCCGGACACGTTAGATACATATCCTCAAGATCCAACTCGTTCTTCTTTAATACGAATTCCAGCAGAAGGAATAAGCACTGTAGCGTATGAGGATTTATATCCAAGCGCGGGAGACGCAGACTTAAACGATTATGTACTCCACATTCATAACGAAGAAGACCTAAACGCAGCAGGAGACGTAATTCGACTGAGAGGAACTTATCAACACGTGGCGCGAGGTGCAGGATACAAACATACTTTCTTTTTAAAACTTCCCGTAGCGGTAGGAGCTACGTTTTCTAGAAAAGTGGTAAGAGACGACGGCAAAGTAGTTACAGATCTAACCACAAAAACGGTTTCTTCATCGGATCTAAATCAAGGAATTCAAATCCATGAAGAATCCAATAAAACCACATCTAATCCAAACGTAAATCCGGGAGGAGTATATAAACCTGGACATATAGCAACGATCGAAATCGTATTTAATTCTCCTGTTAAAAAAACCGTGCTTGGAAATTATCCCTACGACATCTTTATTAAAGTAACCAATACCGGAAAAGAAATTCATTTTCCGGGGCTTTATAAAAACGCAAACGGAACAGATAAGTATTTAGATTCTAACAATTTTCCATGGGCGATTTTAGTTCCAGGGGCTTGGAAATATCCGTATGAGGGTTTGGACATTCGTAAGGACGCACAAAGCGGTTATAAAGAATTCAATCTTTGGGTGGCATCTAATGGAACCTCTTACAAAGACTGGTATAAACATATCACCAATCAAGCAAAGGTATTTCCGGTTCCGGACGAAGATTCAGAATTGATGGGATTCTTGCTCCACTCCATGAAAAAGAACGCGATTCTTATAGCAATTTTATTGATCGGCGCAGGGGCAGCAGTAGCATATATTTTGAAAAGAAGAACACTTTCTCAAACTTAA
- a CDS encoding PrsW family glutamic-type intramembrane protease, translated as MLLYLGSEGLLTSFLKFVTTVFAAGFYWFFYRNTYYHPNRKSFDLSAVFCGVLTVGLAIFPEILAKQYIDENSYFERAFPGSSLLEEVPKLIVVLWYFRGLKSVYNTSDGIYFGLTLGASFGLLENFLYSTTLDFWPLFLRAVTSLPIHTFTGGIYGFAVMQYYHSRPSSFNFLGIYYSLFGCFLLHGTFNYILLMDGDLVVLLPFILAIGFFVLEYLLTISQNILPIEVLQSIGLFRDDYTVISRFTRYDSWMRSSQSQTQKIEPIPLFRQLSKVKIFVSVFLFLIPTLLYSIYSIFPELIPLLLGGIRTSEFIGLFLVYPIWLSVLTLFRGILNPKFFRERILKIPLFIAVTIVQEEREYHSLAYSLSGKGFYSPVEKNLMIGDRVYVTFYVAGKEFSNILAIPVWLNVREDDPEFEPGAVFIFVNPPWKLLFWRLLVRIKQQFQNLIHQIWII; from the coding sequence ATGCTCCTTTATTTAGGATCCGAAGGACTCTTAACCTCTTTTTTGAAATTTGTAACGACGGTTTTTGCCGCCGGGTTCTATTGGTTTTTCTATAGAAACACATACTACCATCCAAATCGAAAGAGTTTTGACTTATCCGCCGTTTTCTGCGGAGTTTTAACCGTAGGACTGGCCATCTTTCCGGAAATATTAGCAAAACAGTATATAGACGAAAACTCATATTTTGAAAGAGCTTTTCCAGGAAGTTCTCTTTTAGAGGAAGTTCCAAAACTTATTGTTGTCCTATGGTATTTTAGAGGGCTTAAATCGGTTTATAACACTTCCGACGGAATTTATTTCGGACTTACATTAGGCGCCTCTTTCGGACTTCTAGAAAATTTTCTTTATTCTACAACTTTGGATTTCTGGCCTTTATTTTTAAGAGCGGTCACTTCCCTTCCGATCCATACGTTTACAGGAGGAATCTACGGATTTGCGGTAATGCAATACTATCATTCCAGACCTTCTTCCTTTAATTTTTTAGGGATTTATTATAGTTTATTTGGATGTTTTCTTTTACACGGAACTTTTAATTACATTTTACTCATGGACGGAGATCTAGTCGTCTTACTTCCCTTCATACTTGCAATCGGATTTTTTGTTTTGGAATATTTACTTACAATTTCTCAAAACATACTCCCCATCGAGGTCCTTCAATCCATCGGATTATTTCGGGACGATTATACAGTAATTTCTAGATTTACACGATACGACTCCTGGATGCGTTCTAGTCAAAGTCAGACTCAAAAAATAGAACCAATTCCATTGTTTAGACAACTTTCCAAAGTAAAAATTTTCGTATCTGTGTTTCTATTCTTAATTCCAACTTTATTATATTCTATTTATTCAATATTTCCGGAATTAATACCACTTCTTCTCGGAGGGATTCGAACCTCCGAGTTCATAGGGCTTTTTTTAGTTTATCCGATTTGGTTAAGCGTATTGACACTTTTTAGGGGAATTCTCAATCCAAAATTTTTTAGAGAGAGAATTCTCAAGATCCCTCTGTTTATAGCAGTTACAATCGTTCAAGAAGAAAGGGAATATCATTCGTTGGCGTATTCTTTATCCGGAAAGGGATTTTATTCTCCGGTTGAAAAAAACCTAATGATTGGAGACAGAGTTTATGTGACTTTTTACGTGGCGGGTAAAGAATTTTCGAATATTCTTGCAATTCCTGTTTGGTTGAACGTGAGAGAGGACGATCCTGAATTCGAACCCGGAGCCGTTTTTATTTTTGTAAATCCACCTTGGAAACTTTTATTTTGGAGATTATTAGTTCGAATCAAACAACAGTTTCAAAATCTGATTCATCAGATTTGGATCATCTAA